The following DNA comes from Fervidibacillus albus.
TTTGTGGAAATGAGTTTTGCAAACGGAGAGAAATTCACGTTACGTTACTCAGATGTGATTCATCTCAGGAAAAGGTTTGGAGCAAACGACATCATGGGCGGGGGGATAGATGGACAGCCGGATAATGAGGCACTCTTGAAAGTTCTTCAAATCAATGATTCTCTTTTACAAGGAATTGAAAAAGCGGTTAAGTCAAGCCTGTCCATTCGAGGAATTATAAAGATCAATACAATGCTAGATAATGAAAAGCAGAAAAAAGAACGTGAAAAGTTTGAAAAGGCGATTGCCAGTGGCCAATCGGGTATCATTCCATTGGATTTAAAAAACGATTATATCGATATTAAACCGGATCCAAAACTAGTTGATAAAGATACATTGGAATTCTTAGAAAATAAGGTTCTAAGATATTTCGGTGTATCTTTACCTATTTTGACCGGAGATTTTAATGATGATCAATATCAAGCCTTTTATGAAAAGACTCTTGAACCATTAGTGATTAGTTTAGGTCAAGCATTTTCGAAAACCCTTTTCACCGCAAGAGAACTTGATGTTGGTAATGAAATTGTCTTTTACCAGCGAGACATGATGTTTTTAAGTACGGCAGCTAAATTAAACTTGATTAAAACAGCCGGTGAACAAGGTCTATTAACTGATAATCAAAAATTAGCACTTTTAGGTTATCCGCCGATTCCCGGTGGAGACCGGAGAACGCAAAGTTTGAATTATATCGATGTTAGCCTAGTCAATGCATATCAAATGAATCGGTCAAACAATGCAACAAAAGGAGGGAAGGAAGAGATTGAATAGAAAAAAGAAAAAATATCCGAAGAACGAACTACCTGTTGTTCGAAATTTTGGTTTGATGGATCTCCGGGCCGTCGATGAAGGAAATTATATTGAAGGGCATCCGGCAATTTATGATCAAATGACAAATATCGGTGGCTGGTTTAATGAGATTATAGAATGATATGCTCCCCTTAGGGTAGACAGATTAAAAAATAAAAATCTGTTAACCTAGGGGGAGTTTTTGTGTCTAACACATTTTATCCGAGTGATTTTAAATATGAAGTCATTATGGCTTATAAAAGTAAAGAATATTCCCTTAAAGAAATCTATGTCAAATTCAAAATCCCTAAAGTTACCTTATATAACTGGGTGGAAAAATTTGAAAAAGATGGAATGGATGGTTTATCAGATTCAAAAAAATGGAAACGATATTCTAAAGAATTGAAAGAATCTGCCGTTCGCGATTATTGTTCGGGGAATTACTCCCAATATGAAATTGTTCGAAAGTATGGAATTTCTAGTAGAGGGGTACTTCAAAAATGGATTAAAAAGTATAATAGTCATGGAGAATTACTAGATACAAGAACAAGGAGAACACACTCGATGACTAAAGGAAGAAAGACAACCTGGAAAGAACGAATTGAAATTGTACAAGATGCTCTAGCGAACGGAAAAAATTATCAAAAAACATCGGAAAAGCATCAAGTATCGTACCAACAGGTATACCAATGGGTACGTAAATATGAAGTTGGTGGATGGGACTCGTTAAAGGATCGACGAGGACGGTCGAAAAGTGTAGAAGAACTAACTTTAGAAGAAAAAATGAAGTTAGAGATGCGTCGAATCGAAAAAGAAAATGAACGTTTGCGGGCAGAGAATGCTTTCTTAAAAAAGTTAGAGGAGATCGAAAGGAGGCGAAAATCAGTCAAGTAAGATTTGAAGATAAATATATCGCCATTAAAGAACTTCATGAAACGAATCAGTTTAATATTGTCTTATTATGCGACGTTGCCGGTGTTTCAAGAGCTGCTTACTATAAATGGTTAAATCGGATTCCCTCCTCTCGAGAAATGGAAAATGAAGAAATCATAAAGGAAATGAAGGTTATCCATAAACATGTGGATGGAATCTATGGGTATCGTCGAATGAAATTAAATATCAATCGAAAACTTGGTAAGAAAGTGAACCATAAACGTATTTATAGACTTATGAAAATGGCCGGGATTCAATCCGTTATACGAAGGAAAAAAACTCGATATAAACGTTCGAATCCTCAGCACGTTGCCGAGAATTTATTGAATCGTGAATTTACAGCTGAAAAACCAAATGAAAAATGGGTAACGGACGTTACTGAGTTGAAATATGGTTCTTCAAAGAAGGCTTATTTAAGTGCCATTCTAGACTTACATGATGGCTCAATCATTAGCTATGTTTTAGGGCATTCCAATAATAATGATTTAGTATTTAAGACCCTTGATCCGGCCATTAATCGATTAGATGGAGACCACCCGCTTATTCATAGTGACCGTGGATTTCAATACACCTCACATGGATTTAAACGAAGAATAGAGGAGGCAGGAATGACGCACAGTATGTCAAGAATTGGAAGGTGTATTGATAATGGACCAATGGAATCGTTTTGGGGAGCACTCAAATGCGAGAAGTATTATTTACATAAGTATGAAACCTTTGAGGAACTCTCAAAGGCGATTGATGAATATATTTACTTTTACAACAATGAAAGATATCAAGAAAGGCTAAACGGCCTTAGCCCCATTGAATACAGGACTAAAGCCGCTTAAATCATTTTAATTATTTCCACTGTCTACTTGACAGGGGGCAGTTCAGAACGGGGAGCCTTTGATCAATGTGATTTCGACGACGTGCTTTTTAGCGTGAATCACGATTTAAGAAAGATTCCATTAGCACGTAGTCGAAGGAATAATGGCAATTCAACGATGCATCTAAAATTGGATGAAAAAGGCTTATATATTCGGGCTAGTCTTGATGTAGAGAACAATAGTGAAGCGAAATCTTTATATAGTGCGATTAAAAGAGGAGACATCGATGGGATGTCTTTTATTTTTTATGTCGATGAAGAAAAATGGGAAGATCTTGAAAGCGATATGCCAACCAGGCGAATTCAAAAAATTAAAAAGGTAATTGAAGTAAGTGCAGTAAATTACCCGGCATACTCCGGGACTGATATAAATGCTCGTGACCAAGCTGTGTTGGATAACGCAGCAAAGGCGTTGGAGAACGCCCGGTCTAAGTTGGAAAACTTTAAAAACGAGCAACTAGAAATTTTAAAACTAAGAAATCAAATCTTGATGAAAATGGGGGAGAGATAGATGAAAAAGAAATTGCTAGCTTTGTTACAAAAAAAGGAAGAACGAAAAAAAGAACTTGGAGAAAAAGGGAAAACGACTGAATCAGTGGAAGAATTGCGGAGTATTAATGCTGAACTCGAGGCACTCAATGCAGAAATTGCTGAATTACGTAGTATGATTGATTCTTTACCGGATGAAGAAGTTAATACAGAAGAAGAACCGGACGATTCCGGGGAACAAAGAAATCAGCCACAAGGGCAAATTAATATTCTTGGAGCCTATGGATTGAATCAAACAAATCAAAGCAATAGCCGTTCGATGGATCCATATGATACACCTGAGTATCGCTCGGCTTTTATGGATTATGTTAGAAAAGGGGTTAAATCTGAAAACTTAGTTTTTCGGGCTGATGCGACAACTGGCGTAGGAGATGTGGGAGCGGTTATTCCTACATCCATTTTAAATAGAGTTGTAGAAAAAATGAAAGATTACGGGCGGATTTGGTCCCGTGTAACGAAAACGAGTATGCCCGGTGGCTTACAAATTCCTGTTTCAAATGCGAAACCGAAAGCGACATGGGTTAAATCTGGAGAAGTAGCAGAAAAACAGAAGAAACAGGTAACCGGGAATATTTCTTTTTCGTATCATAAGCTGCAAGTCCGCGTGGCCGTAGAAATTGTTGCGGAAACAGTTTCTCTTCCTATTTTTGAACAAACACTTGCAGATAACATCTATGAAGCGATGATCGTTGCTTTAGAAGAAGCAATTATCAATGGAAGCGGAACCGGTGAACCGTTAGGAATTGTCAAGGATTCTAATATTCCTACAAACCAAATGATTGAGTTAGCCCCAGAAGATTTTGGGAAATATAAAACTTGGACAACCGTTTTTGGAAAAGTACCGAGACGTTATCGAAGTGGAACCGTTTTGATTTTGGCTGATGCCGATTGGACCAAATATATTGAAGGAATGACGGATACATCAGGTCAGCCGATTGCCCGGGTGACATATGGTCTTGATGGAACGATTCAAGAAAAATTACTGGGTAAAGAGGTTATTCCGGTTGAAGAGTATTTACCATCTATTGATGATGCTGAAGCTGGAGAGGTAGTTGGAATTTTGGTAAAACTATCCGATTACATGGTCAACAGTAACATGCAAATGACGTTTAAACGGTATTTCGACGAAAATACGGATGAATGGATCAGTAAATCTACATTGATTGCCGATGGAAAACTTTCCGATCGAAATGGAGTCGTATTGATTAAGAAAAAAGCTTAATCAGGCGGTGAAATAAATGACCGCAAATCTATTAAATGAATGTAAAAAGGGACTTGGCTTGTCCACTGAACCGAATGATTTAATTGATGCCAATATTGAACAAAAGATCAATATCGTTTTGTCATTTTTAAAAAAAGCCGGTGTATCAGATGAGAACTTAAATGATGATCTTGCCGTCGGTGTTATTGTTTTAGGCGTGACTGACTTATGGAATTTGAATTCAGGGGAAATAAAGTTTTCCCCTGCTTTTTATACATTAGTTGCACAGTTGGCAGCGGGGTGACAAAGTGAGAAGTACACCGATTTTTTTAATCTACAAAGTAATCGAAGAGAATGAACTTGGTGATGTAATCCACAAAGATGAAATAAAAAGAGAAATTTTGGCTGAAAAAAAATCAATTAGGCAATCGGAATTTTATCAAGCAGCAGGCAACGGACTGAAACCTGAAT
Coding sequences within:
- a CDS encoding HK97 family phage prohead protease: MTGGSSERGAFDQCDFDDVLFSVNHDLRKIPLARSRRNNGNSTMHLKLDEKGLYIRASLDVENNSEAKSLYSAIKRGDIDGMSFIFYVDEEKWEDLESDMPTRRIQKIKKVIEVSAVNYPAYSGTDINARDQAVLDNAAKALENARSKLENFKNEQLEILKLRNQILMKMGER
- a CDS encoding phage major capsid protein → MKKKLLALLQKKEERKKELGEKGKTTESVEELRSINAELEALNAEIAELRSMIDSLPDEEVNTEEEPDDSGEQRNQPQGQINILGAYGLNQTNQSNSRSMDPYDTPEYRSAFMDYVRKGVKSENLVFRADATTGVGDVGAVIPTSILNRVVEKMKDYGRIWSRVTKTSMPGGLQIPVSNAKPKATWVKSGEVAEKQKKQVTGNISFSYHKLQVRVAVEIVAETVSLPIFEQTLADNIYEAMIVALEEAIINGSGTGEPLGIVKDSNIPTNQMIELAPEDFGKYKTWTTVFGKVPRRYRSGTVLILADADWTKYIEGMTDTSGQPIARVTYGLDGTIQEKLLGKEVIPVEEYLPSIDDAEAGEVVGILVKLSDYMVNSNMQMTFKRYFDENTDEWISKSTLIADGKLSDRNGVVLIKKKA
- a CDS encoding phage head closure protein, producing the protein MRSTPIFLIYKVIEENELGDVIHKDEIKREILAEKKSIRQSEFYQAAGNGLKPELTFIIWPHEYQGETIVEYGKKRYKVIRVYEKNTKELELICEGLVNQHAGS
- a CDS encoding IS3 family transposase (programmed frameshift), giving the protein MSNTFYPSDFKYEVIMAYKSKEYSLKEIYVKFKIPKVTLYNWVEKFEKDGMDGLSDSKKWKRYSKELKESAVRDYCSGNYSQYEIVRKYGISSRGVLQKWIKKYNSHGELLDTRTRRTHSMTKGRKTTWKERIEIVQDALANGKNYQKTSEKHQVSYQQVYQWVRKYEVGGWDSLKDRRGRSKSVEELTLEEKMKLEMRRIEKENERLRAEKCFLKKVRGDRKEAKISQVRFEDKYIAIKELHETNQFNIVLLCDVAGVSRAAYYKWLNRIPSSREMENEEIIKEMKVIHKHVDGIYGYRRMKLNINRKLGKKVNHKRIYRLMKMAGIQSVIRRKKTRYKRSNPQHVAENLLNREFTAEKPNEKWVTDVTELKYGSSKKAYLSAILDLHDGSIISYVLGHSNNNDLVFKTLDPAINRLDGDHPLIHSDRGFQYTSHGFKRRIEEAGMTHSMSRIGRCIDNGPMESFWGALKCEKYYLHKYETFEELSKAIDEYIYFYNNERYQERLNGLSPIEYRTKAA
- a CDS encoding phage portal protein — its product is MAFWDLFKKNRLNRNDVYEQAKMLNGYSPIFTQFGKNIYASDVVQMCVDVIATEISKLRPKHIRTDSDGMQSIVRGSINRLFKFYPNELMTTSDFLYKIIWLLYTNLNAFIYPMYEIKTDRRGNQWKEYLGFYPLNPTVVTFLQDKNKTIFVEMSFANGEKFTLRYSDVIHLRKRFGANDIMGGGIDGQPDNEALLKVLQINDSLLQGIEKAVKSSLSIRGIIKINTMLDNEKQKKEREKFEKAIASGQSGIIPLDLKNDYIDIKPDPKLVDKDTLEFLENKVLRYFGVSLPILTGDFNDDQYQAFYEKTLEPLVISLGQAFSKTLFTARELDVGNEIVFYQRDMMFLSTAAKLNLIKTAGEQGLLTDNQKLALLGYPPIPGGDRRTQSLNYIDVSLVNAYQMNRSNNATKGGKEEIE